One window from the genome of Alkalihalobacillus sp. LMS6 encodes:
- a CDS encoding tyrosine-type recombinase/integrase, whose product MAEVGALQTDADIKRWENSLYGRNRLLVTIGVSFGLRISDLLKLKVGDLRGKTSLDIREQKTGKERTVTFNRKVIAAAKTLEGADSDYIFVSRKGGNKPISTTQAYRILKDGADRAGLSEKVGAIGTHSLRKSFGRKLYRSGYKLPEIMNILGHSSEKMTLRYIGITKENVAVAYKAIDW is encoded by the coding sequence ATGGCAGAAGTAGGCGCGCTACAAACAGACGCGGATATTAAACGTTGGGAAAACTCGTTATATGGTCGAAATCGTCTATTAGTTACGATTGGCGTCTCATTTGGTCTTAGAATTAGCGATTTGCTTAAGCTAAAGGTCGGCGATCTACGCGGCAAGACGTCGTTAGATATTCGCGAGCAAAAGACGGGCAAAGAACGTACGGTTACGTTTAATAGGAAGGTTATCGCTGCGGCAAAGACGTTAGAGGGCGCGGACTCCGACTATATCTTCGTGTCACGTAAAGGCGGTAACAAGCCGATTTCCACCACGCAGGCTTATCGCATATTGAAGGACGGAGCAGACCGCGCGGGGCTATCGGAGAAAGTAGGCGCGATCGGTACTCACAGCCTACGTAAGTCGTTCGGGAGAAAACTTTACCGTAGCGGTTATAAGTTGCCGGAAATTATGAACATTCTCGGTCATTCTTCGGAAAAAATGACGCTTAGATACATCGGAATAACGAAAGAAAACGTCGCGGTTGCGTATAAGGCGATAGATTGGTAG
- a CDS encoding NUDIX hydrolase → MIKNEKSRGFRDQDNSTTWEAPGGQVEIGEPLDEALCREVLEETGIIIAPIGITGIYYNATDALLSVVFKARFVSGDIRIQPEEIKEAAFVTLTNDTIHQFITRPHMRSRTIDCMNATNFVPYETWKVSPFELLSRLDN, encoded by the coding sequence TTGATTAAAAATGAAAAAAGCAGAGGCTTCAGAGATCAAGATAATTCCACTACTTGGGAAGCTCCAGGTGGTCAAGTAGAAATTGGCGAACCGTTAGATGAGGCTTTGTGTAGAGAAGTGCTAGAGGAGACTGGGATTATTATTGCGCCAATTGGAATTACAGGGATTTATTATAATGCAACGGATGCGCTTTTATCAGTCGTGTTTAAAGCTCGTTTTGTTAGCGGCGATATACGTATTCAGCCAGAGGAAATTAAGGAAGCAGCGTTTGTTACGCTCACGAATGATACAATTCATCAATTTATAACGCGCCCACATATGCGGTCTCGGACCATTGACTGTATGAATGCTACAAATTTTGTACCGTATGAAACGTGGAAAGTAAGTCCTTTCGAATTATTAAGTCGTTTAGATAACTGA
- a CDS encoding DUF3267 domain-containing protein produces the protein MIVWFKHLPEISMDTAEWKPVITNSWFRTHFMKFVYTLQVLFLLSSYFLSLSIPTVYLVLIAISVFIVHEIIHILVVYKKGDISLTFSQFFFWLHTNATLSKSRFWWFMTLPFILLTALPLIVSFFVPSDLRGIFLFISWFNAIVSASDLFNSVLIALKLRGSEFCRGGYRVQPTKRAR, from the coding sequence ATGATCGTTTGGTTCAAACATTTGCCTGAAATAAGCATGGATACCGCTGAGTGGAAACCAGTTATAACAAATAGTTGGTTTCGTACACATTTTATGAAGTTTGTTTATACGCTTCAGGTTCTTTTTTTGCTTAGTAGCTATTTCCTTAGTCTTTCCATTCCAACTGTTTACCTCGTATTGATTGCTATCAGCGTTTTTATTGTCCATGAAATCATTCATATCCTTGTTGTGTATAAGAAAGGTGATATTAGTCTTACATTTAGTCAATTCTTTTTCTGGCTGCATACGAATGCGACGCTTTCAAAGTCTAGGTTTTGGTGGTTCATGACGTTGCCTTTTATTCTGTTAACGGCCTTACCTCTTATTGTTTCTTTTTTTGTACCTTCAGATCTGAGGGGAATTTTTCTATTTATAAGCTGGTTTAATGCAATCGTGTCGGCGTCTGATCTTTTTAATTCTGTATTGATTGCGCTAAAGCTTAGGGGTTCTGAATTTTGCAGGGGGGGTTATCGAGTGCAGCCAACAAAGCGGGCTCGTTAG
- a CDS encoding DUF6241 domain-containing protein: protein MRKGMIILSIFVIIGIVGVAGFYFGQSAQERFSGTDEAGGEEASTSALSEMNGEDDDSDEIVLTASVDEELHDLFPETMSERDMQEAIHFMTHGLVEAEKKWGKVQLTEERIEWLYNLATERESEFTHGDRYVELLSRWNEGDFSHAVEDHNFIWKLWGGTVGEATRLLTPSEVEAYNEEHF, encoded by the coding sequence GTGAGAAAAGGTATGATTATTCTATCTATCTTTGTAATAATAGGTATCGTAGGTGTTGCAGGATTTTATTTTGGACAAAGTGCTCAAGAACGTTTTTCGGGAACGGATGAAGCTGGAGGAGAGGAAGCAAGTACATCGGCGTTGTCTGAAATGAACGGTGAAGACGATGATTCCGATGAAATTGTGCTGACAGCTTCCGTTGATGAGGAATTACATGATTTGTTTCCCGAAACGATGTCAGAGCGTGATATGCAGGAAGCGATTCATTTTATGACCCATGGACTTGTGGAAGCCGAGAAAAAGTGGGGGAAGGTTCAGCTGACGGAAGAACGAATTGAATGGTTATATAATCTAGCAACAGAGAGAGAGTCTGAATTCACGCACGGAGATCGGTACGTAGAACTATTAAGTAGGTGGAACGAAGGCGACTTTAGCCATGCGGTAGAAGACCATAATTTTATTTGGAAGTTATGGGGAGGAACAGTTGGTGAAGCGACTCGCTTATTAACCCCCTCAGAAGTAGAAGCGTATAACGAAGAACACTTTTAA
- a CDS encoding MFS transporter, translating to MSNFVNKIGLPSHLVWGYVGVMLFMVGDGLEIGWLSPYLVEQGLTVQQSAYLFTAYGVTIAISSWFSGTLFEALGAKKTMFLGVLLYVIGTIGFVGFAIENLNYPLMLITYALRGFGYPLFAYGFLVWIAYRTPQKQLGAAVGWFWFVFTGGLNVIGAYYSIWAIENLGHINTLWSALLFIALGAFFALVINRDKIIRPEKKENESKLKELLKGITIIKKEPKVGIAGIVRIINQTGQYAFPVFIPTYFAIEYGISTSAWLSLWGTIFLSNIAVNLLSGMIGDRFGWRNTVIWFGGVGCAVFTVLFFYTPALTGGNLVAMQIVGILWGACIAGYVPLSALVPSLVKEDKGAAMAILNLGAGLCVFVGPLLVGIFFDVIGVAGLIWLIAGLHLVGAFLTKFITLPNNAKTSTVDEDVAAS from the coding sequence ATGTCAAATTTCGTAAACAAAATCGGCTTACCTTCCCACCTTGTGTGGGGGTATGTCGGTGTTATGTTATTTATGGTTGGAGACGGATTAGAAATTGGCTGGCTTAGTCCCTATCTTGTTGAACAAGGATTGACTGTCCAACAATCAGCCTACCTCTTTACAGCCTATGGAGTGACCATTGCCATCTCCTCATGGTTTTCTGGCACCCTTTTTGAAGCACTAGGTGCAAAGAAGACGATGTTTCTCGGTGTATTATTATATGTCATCGGTACAATTGGCTTTGTAGGATTCGCAATCGAAAATTTAAACTATCCGTTAATGCTAATTACATACGCCCTGCGCGGTTTTGGTTATCCATTATTCGCATATGGCTTTCTCGTCTGGATTGCTTACCGGACACCACAAAAACAACTTGGTGCAGCTGTAGGCTGGTTTTGGTTTGTCTTTACAGGCGGACTAAATGTCATTGGCGCATATTACTCCATTTGGGCGATTGAAAACCTCGGTCACATTAATACACTATGGAGTGCATTACTCTTTATTGCACTAGGTGCTTTCTTTGCTCTTGTCATTAACCGAGATAAGATTATACGTCCTGAGAAAAAAGAAAATGAGTCAAAGTTAAAGGAACTTTTGAAAGGGATTACAATTATAAAGAAAGAACCGAAAGTGGGGATTGCTGGGATTGTTCGTATTATCAATCAAACAGGTCAATATGCCTTTCCAGTCTTTATTCCTACATACTTTGCGATCGAATATGGCATTAGTACGTCTGCATGGCTTAGTCTATGGGGAACAATTTTTCTTTCAAACATTGCTGTAAACTTATTATCTGGAATGATCGGAGACCGGTTTGGCTGGCGGAACACCGTCATCTGGTTCGGTGGAGTCGGTTGTGCTGTGTTTACCGTCTTATTCTTTTATACACCTGCTCTAACTGGCGGTAATTTAGTCGCCATGCAAATCGTTGGGATCTTATGGGGCGCTTGTATCGCAGGCTATGTCCCACTTTCTGCCCTAGTCCCATCACTCGTAAAAGAAGACAAAGGCGCAGCTATGGCGATCCTAAACTTAGGAGCAGGACTATGTGTGTTCGTTGGTCCCCTTCTTGTTGGCATCTTTTTCGATGTAATAGGCGTTGCTGGTTTAATTTGGTTAATCGCTGGACTTCACTTAGTAGGAGCATTCTTGACCAAATTTATCACCTTGCCAAATAATGCAAAGACATCGACAGTCGATGAAGATGTTGCTGCATCATAA
- a CDS encoding alcohol dehydrogenase catalytic domain-containing protein — protein MCNQIPEKMKAVVAYGPKDYRLEEVDVPTLENDKEIIVKVEATGICAGDIKAFEGAPSFWGDETQPAYIKAPMIPGHEFIGHVVAKGDAVTDYEIGDRIISEQIVPCWACRFCNRGQYWMCEKHDLYGFQNNVNGSMAEYMKFTKEAINYKVPDKLPIEKAILIEPYACSMHAVNRGRIELGDTVVLSGAGTLGLGMIGAAKKSGAKTLVVLDLIDERLELAKKFGADIVLNPAKDDVVSIIKEMTEGYGCDVYIEATGHPKSVEQGLSMIRKLGRFVEFSVFKDPVTVDWSIISDRKELDVLGSHLGPYCYPLVIDGISNGDLPTEGVVTHQLALDDFAEGFELMKNGSKSLKIILKP, from the coding sequence ATGTGTAACCAAATTCCAGAAAAAATGAAAGCCGTTGTTGCTTACGGTCCAAAAGACTATCGCTTAGAAGAAGTCGATGTTCCGACCTTAGAAAACGATAAAGAAATTATTGTGAAAGTCGAAGCAACCGGAATTTGTGCAGGTGATATTAAAGCATTTGAAGGAGCTCCAAGTTTTTGGGGAGATGAGACGCAGCCTGCTTATATAAAAGCACCGATGATACCCGGACATGAGTTTATTGGACATGTTGTAGCCAAAGGAGACGCTGTCACAGATTACGAAATTGGTGATCGAATTATCTCTGAGCAAATTGTTCCTTGTTGGGCATGTCGGTTCTGCAATCGCGGACAATACTGGATGTGCGAAAAACACGATTTATATGGCTTCCAAAACAATGTAAACGGTTCAATGGCTGAATATATGAAGTTTACAAAAGAAGCGATCAACTACAAAGTACCTGATAAACTTCCTATTGAAAAAGCAATCTTAATTGAGCCTTATGCATGCAGTATGCACGCTGTTAACCGCGGTAGAATTGAGCTTGGTGACACCGTTGTCCTTTCAGGAGCAGGAACATTAGGCCTTGGAATGATTGGTGCAGCTAAAAAATCTGGTGCAAAAACACTAGTAGTTCTTGACTTGATCGACGAGAGGCTTGAACTGGCGAAGAAATTTGGAGCTGATATCGTTCTTAACCCTGCCAAAGATGATGTGGTTAGCATTATTAAAGAGATGACAGAAGGATATGGATGTGACGTTTACATTGAAGCAACCGGGCATCCTAAGTCTGTTGAACAAGGATTGAGTATGATTCGTAAACTCGGTCGCTTTGTGGAATTCAGCGTGTTTAAAGACCCCGTAACCGTTGATTGGAGTATTATTAGTGATCGTAAAGAACTGGATGTTCTTGGTTCGCACTTGGGACCGTATTGTTACCCACTAGTCATTGACGGTATTTCAAATGGGGATTTGCCTACAGAAGGCGTAGTGACGCATCAACTAGCTTTGGATGATTTTGCAGAAGGCTTTGAACTTATGAAGAACGGTTCTAAATCTTTAAAGATTATTTTAAAACCTTAA